cgtaatttacgaaggaaatttaggaaaagtgttagacaaagtttattaagatagatatgataagatataataagatatgatgtgtctataatccaataatagcagtatgacgtgtcgagatcataaaatgataagtatgtaatctgataatctttcgattaaagactttcaattcgtaatggcctattcaggtctaggggattgagctataggatcctttaaatcagtaatccaaacccttccattctagagtttcgtagacgccatccgtcaagaaaattcaataacgagaaataaaaggtataaaagtaatgaatatgagtagtgatgacattataatgtctttgagattctcgataactcaatgacatttttcggttcgcaaactgatgcataaaggcataaagcatataggtacgtgatataacagggagttatatacgtttgagtatgaatagtaacaaatataggagtttcaaaaattcatggataatatttcatgtaatacatatgtaatacacaaaaccatgataaataacataggaatgtcgagaacggtgtcgcatttaaatgtggtggcggaattgaatagtacttaggggaatgagcagagttcttagatttgctcggcattctaagataagaaaagtttctaaagtatagtgcagcatttaacagttaaaggcaacaattaaaggcactatagtcaaaggaagttgtagtcctacattgctaaggtacctaattgtataaggcacacataagatgcaatcctggttctctacaacaacctgctctgataccaatctgtcacacccccaaaatggaccaggggtaattgtgaccattcatatcataacacagttgtataagcgagaatgactctaaatgagacgttttatttattaaataaacagcgaaagcattattcaaagttttacatcataagagtacagtaaatggaaaatgtcttaaagaaaatgataaatatgaatgatggactccatgcaagcagcaaagcatacatcaatcatctagtagtaagtagcagctagctcaatcatcacctgagacaaaacacgcttaaagtgtcaaccaaaaaggttgagtgaaattcataggtttataaataatatccaaagttttagaccacaagatttagtttaaagttgattgatatagaaatatcaatctaaaagtgttgctgcattttgtaatatcgctactaaacaagtttaccctatgacaccttgtactgtcagtgtcgtggaatcattattatgtaaccaaagaccaacagtcgaatggttagagacgttactctcaataggcctactcacaataattaagtttgcatttaaacgtagcaattaacgatattacggtagggatttagcatgaatcaaagcatgacagcatagttaacaatttagtacttgtgtctaagcgtaaaacagttataaagcaagcatgtgtctcaccccaaaagttataaaacagtaaaaagtggggctatgaagttcaccttagtagcacacgaaagaattgaacggaaggacgtgaccgagatctcaacctagaggtagaacgtatgatcagacattgcctaacagacaatagtatgtagtactatattgatagtaatggttcactaaagaatttccattttcagaaggttactatttatggaaagtttccacttatagtaatttttcaattttagaaagttcgggttaatctttagcaagacgttgtataactttactcaaacttcgttgctatcaaataagtcaggaatgaccagatgtaaccgggggcccaggattcttgaccagaatctaagtcatggcattcgagatccacaagcttacccataaatggcaacctagacatcattcacttacgaccgtgagtagcgatgaagttcacatgaattatacattatctttgattaaccttcactttaggtgtatacacacaacgaattattaatgtacttaataattatatatgtgataatataacctaagttttatttaatatttagttattataccttagtatgtcttatatatattaaatataattacctttaaataaatacctaaattacgtcaaaaataatagtgttttattaatcgaacattattcaaaaatgtctaaataataaatcaaatatctaaaaattacatacataatttttatagtcttagttaattatatagattagtagaaaaatttaagaaaacgtttttattatatttttgtattttttttttttacccttaatgtattcacaaaacaattttaattctacataattactaaataaacccaaataattatttttagaatttttataagtttctatcagtctaataacctgtagaaaaatatttaaaaaaatatttttttattattttatatttattcttaatttaccttcaaattacataataatagagtttaattatataataaataccaattcgacccaagtaattatttttataattttttcagatctatataagttgtaaaaactcagaaaaaaattatatatattttatttttggttaaaagtatttattacgaattttacattatttttacgtttaaacactacataattcgtatttaattataaataatattccataaattatcaaaattatttttatgcatcataacacttataatactaattataacatataaacataattaatttcgaattttacaaagaatatacaataaatataaatataaatgacaatattgaaaaatttaataaaaatagaaagtacctcaaattttcttcaaggttttgagagaataacttaagtttttgtgtttggcaagaaaaaatgaatgaggagccatgtatttataggtaaaaaatggttggtgaaaagaaaaaaaataataaaataaaggtgccaattttgacaaaataataaaaacatgttaaaaatgtttttaataagtttttgtttttgaaaatatttagtcaaaattcatgggctcattatttaatttattaaaaaaaaatcttatttctttttatttttattttttttataagctaaaaatatatataatgattaaaataacttatcatttaattaataattatgttacatatagttttaaatataatacgcattaatattaactaaagttattttttataattagtgtaaactttagttaacagaacgtgtcaactaaaaataaatatttgatcaacgtcgaatttaattatatattacgtatggataacaaccctatagtcaaattagtcaattcaggtatggaaatatgagggttgttataaattgAAGGTTTGGAATGTTTCTAGATCTctgattgtggtggtatctttatcaatttgggggtttagattctttatcctttgtgctcttatttcagagttttatactctgttttgggtTGTCACTGTTAAAAATTGGGGGTTTTCCGTtcagatctgttgggtgaagaaagcttgttctaaattgcgtttttaaagtcattAATACGCATCAAGTAGGTTGAGCGAAACTCTGTTATCAAAATATCAGGGAAACAGTAGTAAGAACAAAAAATTTGTAGTATATTCTTTTATGGAAATTGGCAAAAATATACTTTTTTCAAAATCTTCAAACAATATACACCGTTTTCAAAAAAATTGGCAATATACACCATTGGGTCGACCATCATGTTGGTAGACCACATGTATAAAGTGGTCGATTACAGCTATTTTGCCTCGACCAACTGTTGATCAACCACTTCTATATAATGTTAGACTACATAGTCTACCAAACATTAAAGAGGAGTTGGTCGACCACTTCAATAGGATGGTTGACTACATAGtctaccaaggagttggtcgaccaCTTCAATAGGATGGTTCACTACATAGTCTACCAAACATAAAAGAGAAGTTAGTTGACCACGTCAATAGGATGGTCGACTACATAGTCTAACAAGGAGTTGGTCGACCACTAGCTTCACAATGATGGCTGACTACATAGTCTACCAAACTTAAAAAAGGAGTTTGTGAAGTGGTCAACCAACTCCTCTTTGATGTTTGGTAGACTATGTAGTCGACCCTCCTATTGAAGTGATCGACCAACTCATCTTTAATGTTTGGTAGACTATGTAGTCAACCATCATTGTGAAGTGGTCTACCAAAATGATGATCGACCAAATGATGCATTatgccaaattttttttttttttttttgaaaaaaagtgTATATTGTTTGAagactttaaaaaaaaatgtatctTGGCTAATTTACTTTCTTTTATGGCTAATTTAACATAGGCTCAAGTCACTAACAAGTAAATGAATAATTTCACACTCGGGCCAAATAAAATTACTAGTCTAAATAGAAATGACTTGCAACTAAATGAAAGTAGTTGGACTAGTATGGCTAAATAGCTCATTGGACTAAATTAATTGTTGATGAtgtcataatactaatattaattaattaaatgttaaaTATAATTTTGTCATGTGTTTAAATGGTATCATAATCATATCTAAAAATCTATTAACTTAACCCAACCCCCATCTCCCATTTGGACCCATTTGATACACGTTACCAAACCAATTTATTTATTTTACTACTAAAAGATGATAGTTGGAAATTGGAATACATACCATGGTTCTATGGTGAATACTTAGATCCTCATTTATCTAGGAACTGTGCTCTTGCTACTTCATCCTTAAACAAAGCATTTTCGCAGGCTTGACTATTTCACATTTCCAAAAAGCATAACTTCAATCTAGTTACTCTAAAGGTAACATGTGCATTTCAATACTTTTCAGTTTTCACTAATTTGCCCAATGAACTAAAAACTTTAAAGCCTTGAGATAAGCAGTCGCATCTTAGACTTTCATTACTCGTTACAGCCAACCAAATTGCAGCTGCATATTGACCCAAACTAAGCATGCTACTCTTTGAACTGCACTCGTTCTTTTAACTCTAAGGCTTACCTATTTAAGCTTCACATTATTACAGTGGCGATTTCAGAATGCGAACTCAATGGGGTCCTGAAATTTtttcagtactaattatatttgaatgttattttagtggttgtttactttCAAAAACACTACAAGTTCGGAAAATATATTGGGTCCAGGTAGTTAAATATAGTGGTGTCCTATacgcttaaaagaaaaactataaattcgaaaaaGATATTGGGTCCTCCAGtttaatttagtggtgtcctatacaatttacaaGGTATTTTCTACTAATAATTTTTAAACTAACGGTGTCTTGTGACCCCACGGGACACTATATAAACTGGCCACTGCATTATTATCATGAGTTGACAATCTTTTGTGCATAGCTAGCCAAAGATGAAACACGTGCCTTGGATTATACTGAGGAAACCAAATGACGAGACATTGTACTATCTGACAATTGGCCCATTAATTCTTACGAATAAATCTTAATCTCCAAGCCTGTTGAATGCTAAATAGAACTTTTGTACTATAATTAGTATACCAAACTACCTGATCACTTCTTTGCTCATTCAACGTTGGAACTGCAATATTTCTAAGCTTATTAGGGTAGGGGTTGTAACCATTGAAATTACATCAATAATAGTGGCATTCATCTCCCTAAGTAATTTCCCACAATGTTCCCAACTTTTTTTTTTGGGTGGGCTATGTTTATGATGTTAAGACATGCAAAcattgtgttgtagctcatgtggtagtggcTTGCCTCTCTtaacgagaggtcaggagttcgaatcCCGTTGGGCGCAACCgcgcaacattgcacacaaggttgcctctttacccttgaattccacccaaaGATGCCTTCTGCACATCACGTTGCGGGGCagtgggggagggggttttactgctcatgccctcggattgggccggGTTTCCTCATGGATAGCAGTTGGGGGCGGATTATGCAACTGCATGAGATGAACAACGTGTGGGTGGTTTAGTCCCGTGGGTGATCCCGAAttgttgtcaaaaaaaaaaaaaaaagatgttaaGACATGCATCAAATACTTGTAATGAGTTAGTAGCTACCATTGATAACCACCTTACATGTACCATCATTTATGCATCAAATTTTCTCTTACAGATTGCCGTTAGGGCTATTATAGATAAATCTTTTTTCTAAATTGAAAAACACCATCAATTGCAAACGTGGCAATCTTAATTTCAGTATCAAAAACTTCAATGATCGTAATTTGGGCTTCCTCATCAGCTCCAATGATCATAAAAGAATTGAATTCAACAACGTATGTTTCAAAAATGCTCCTGAGACATCCGTATCTTCTATCATATCAGCTCCAATGCAACCTATTCAGCGTCTATCTATCAGCATGTAGACAATACGATGTACAGAAAGCAATAAATTGTGTAACAAAATTGTTGTAAAACAACGATAACAAAACATACTTGATTTAGTTTCTTCAATTTCAACAGAACGTTGGAGTTGGAGCATAACATTATAAAAAACATGATATATCATATTATTTTTAAGATACGTTGACATCATCCATAATAACAGCTTCAATCTTTATTTAACTCATCAAACATTCATAATCCGCATCATTATGCTTAAATCTCCATACAGTTCACTATTCAATGCAGACTCAGCAACATTGCTTCTATCGTAGTACACAATTTTTTGTAGAAAGGAATACTACAATCTTAGATAAATAGGACTAAACTCCAGAAAAACTATCTtcagataaaaataaataaataaagtttatGTACAAATACCTCTAGCATAATACACATTCCACACACTTACATCAAAAACCACAATGACCAACTTAAAAACAAACCAATATAACCACCATTCAGACATACTAAAACTTATACTCCGTACAACATAACTTTATATTTCGGTTATCCACACAATTCAACACCAAAAATAACTGTTGACTTTAAAGTCAACTCTGCAACTATCTTCTTTGTATAACCTTTGAGATCTGGATCTGGATCTGACCAGACCATAATGGTTTGAAAATACCCCTCATGAAACCTTTTATTATCCATATAATATGGTTAACTGCTAGTACCTCTCAATGCCAACCGTTTTTCTTTCGTAGTTAACTGCTAGTACCTTCATCACAAATAAAGAAATCATCATCTTTTATAACAAAAATAACAAAAGTTTACCAAACCCAAATAAGTAAACATAAATGTTGCAAACATTAATATAACGCTAAATAACTAATAACACAAGCATCAACTTATATGTAACATATCTAATGTCTCATCAACTTCAACTAATCTGCAAAATAATATCCATATTACCTTAGTGGTCGGTTCCGAAAGTCATCTGTCTTTAGCTCCACACTTTGCGATGTTGCAGTACTCTTTATCCTCAATTTGCATAGACACCAACACCACTTAAAATCTCTCACTAATGAAGCAAAAATAACGTTTCCACGTAGGAACTCGCAAAAGAATGTTTCCACGTAGGAACTCACAAATTTGAATAGACCCATAATATCCGATTCGCAATGTTACCGATTGAAACAAACAAACCATACGAACAAACAAACCCTACAAAGTAGGAACAGTTGTTCCATTCCCCATTCTGTAAGAACTTGAGATTACATCACAATGAGTTTGATGACTAACTAGACATAGGTTTTAACAATTTATATACCGTTAAGGAGTTAGTTGTGTGTTCTTAGCATTACATTTACATTTTAGAACGATAACAATATCTTGATCCTCCACTCCTCTATATATCAAGCAAAAGCAATGTTGCAATGTATGATTCGCTAAGCATGGATACCCACCAGTAATCCCTATATCACAGATTTCTTGTGACGCGGGTTcataaacataaaatgcatgttgtTTATCATCGTTATTAATGAACATTTCGATAATAGGTTGGCCGGTTATCCTAAAGTCATGTACCGTTGATAATAGCAATGATTCAAATGGTGACTTAATAACGAATAGCTTTGCAAACGTGTTTGGAACCCCCAGGTCCATCTTCCATACACAATATTCTTGTATCTCGTAAAACTCGGTATCAAGCACAAGAAGAGAtgtccataacttatatataagcAAGAAATCGTTATGTAAGTATGCCAAATTATCCGGGAGGTCTATCTCTGTAAATTCTTCAGTTATCATATCAAATGACAATATCAAATACTTCGTTTGTAATGTATTACCAGCAAGATTCCTATCACCAGCAAGCCAATAAATAAACTTATCTATACATACTTGCTTCCATGTCACTTCAATTGATTTACGAGGCACATTCATAGACAAACTCCTCCAAGACCCCGAACTTAGATTAAAAAGCTCAACTTGCAAAGGGATGCATTTTTCAGGCTTAAATTGCAAACTTGAAATATAAGTGATTTTGACAAGCTTAGGGTCACTAGTACCAGGACAAACCCCAAAACCAACAACGGTTTCAAATTCATTATTGTTTAATAAATTAGGCACAACAATAGGAACCGTTTTTCTAATAGTGGGATTCCATAGAACAaattcacttggagtaaaccacaaGAAGAGGACACCTTGAGAGCTACCAATTATATCTGGAAACTTACCTAGTTGTAGTCTGACATGTGATGGAACAATCAGGGGGATCTTATTTTGGGgaaaattatcatcatcatccacAATCGAAACATATTTTTCATGCTCTGAATCAAAGGACCTTACAAGTACATGATGCTGCAGCGGAGCGTTGCTGAAGTGGTAATTAGCGATAAAATCAGAGCTATCGATTAGTGacttccatgattttgaaactgatCTGAATTGAATCAATGCTCTGATAGGTAGCTTTTTGATGATTGTTATTTGAATTTCGAAAGGTAAGTAATCAGACATTATTATGATGAATTTGTGATTGATTTTGGGGAAAGTAATAAGGGTTGCAATTTTAGGGATTTTATTTAGACGGTGAAATAGGAGAAAACTAGTACTGGTAGTGAAGAACTGGGCCCACTGGGTTTAATTTCATATCTGTGATGGATCTACAGGCCCACAATTGACTTGTATAAAAAAAATACGTTAACCAAAActattttttttcaaacttattatAACAATCAATCAAAAAAAGATGTCACAAATCGAAAATAATATTTTGCGCATTTTTTATTTTTTAGGCAAGACatttatatataaaaactagcTAGAAGCTAGACAAAACACGAACACAGACCAAGAAAAGCGACCTAACAACAGCATAACAACCTACATGGCATTAATTCAACACCAACAACACACACAACAATTAGCCAGAGACAATAATACATGAAACTACGATGACAAAACCAACAAAATAACATATCGAGCTACGAAAAAGATGAAACCTACAAGTCTACAATCGAGTCTTCAAAGCCAAATAAAACCTATGAGCCACGAAACCTCACAACGGCATTGTCAGCATCTTCCAAACTCCGATGACCCCTTTTAAGTATAGCCTGCTCGAACCATCTACATTGATCACATTCcgttttttttttct
The window above is part of the Rutidosis leptorrhynchoides isolate AG116_Rl617_1_P2 chromosome 1, CSIRO_AGI_Rlap_v1, whole genome shotgun sequence genome. Proteins encoded here:
- the LOC139868952 gene encoding putative F-box protein At3g51171, whose amino-acid sequence is MSDYLPFEIQITIIKKLPIRALIQFRSVSKSWKSLIDSSDFIANYHFSNAPLQHHVLVRSFDSEHEKYVSIVDDDDNFPQNKIPLIVPSHVRLQLGKFPDIIGSSQGVLFLWFTPSEFVLWNPTIRKTVPIVVPNLLNNNEFETVVGFGVCPGTSDPKLVKITYISSLQFKPEKCIPLQVELFNLSSGSWRSLSMNVPRKSIEVTWKQVCIDKFIYWLAGDRNLAGNTLQTKYLILSFDMITEEFTEIDLPDNLAYLHNDFLLIYKLWTSLLVLDTEFYEIQEYCVWKMDLGVPNTFAKLFVIKSPFESLLLSTVHDFRITGQPIIEMFINNDDKQHAFYVYEPASQEICDIGITGGYPCLANHTLQHCFCLIYRGVEDQDIVIVLKCKCNAKNTQLTP